Part of the Acidobacteriota bacterium genome, CACCTTTCCGGGGCCGTCGAGAAGCTGTCATTCAGCTGATTTTTCGCTTCTCAACAATACGCAGATCTGGTACGCGTGACTTACTGCCTTTAGTCGATCGGGCCTCAAGCCATTTGAGCACGTCCTTCTCCCGGAATCGGAGCAAACGCCCGACCTTAATGTGCGGGATAAACCCGAAATGGGTCCACGCGTAGATGGTGGCCTTCTGGACGTTCAGAAGTCGCGCTATCTCATCCGGTGTCAGGAGCCTTTCCATAGGTGCAGTGTCTCTGTTGGCAGCATCTGTCACCAGTAGCCGTCAAAACTCCTTAGGTCTGGCTCAGCTTCGCTCG contains:
- a CDS encoding helix-turn-helix domain-containing protein, which produces MERLLTPDEIARLLNVQKATIYAWTHFGFIPHIKVGRLLRFREKDVLKWLEARSTKGSKSRVPDLRIVEKRKIS